The Myxococcales bacterium genomic interval CTCGCCGAAGGTCTCGCGGCGTTGGCGGAGCAATCCGATAACAAGAAGTTTCAAATGGTTTTGGCGGGGCTGCGCCAAAAGGTGAACGAGGGCGAGGCCTTGGCCAAGGCGCTCGAGGCCCACCCTCGCGTGTTCCCGGACCTTTACGTGAACATGGTTCGCTCCGGCGAAGCGGCCGGCAACCTCGATGTGGTTCTGCTGCGCCTCTCCGACTTCATGGACACTCAGACCGCTTTGCGCGGGAAGGTCTCCGGGGCCATGACTTACCCGATCATCATGATGATCATCGGGGCCCTCGTCATGGGCGTCCTGATGATCTTCGTGGTGCCGCAGATCACCGAGATCTTCGAAGATTCACAGCAGGCTTTGCCTCTCAACACTCAGATCCTCATCTTCGTTTCGCGCCTTGCGGGCAACTGGTGGTTCATCCTGACACCGCTTGCAGGCGTGGTGGTGTGGTTGCTGCGCCGCTGGGCTGCCGGGCCGGCGGGACGCCAAAAGGTCGACCGCTGGAAGCTGAAGCTCCCCGTTGTGGGACCGCTCGTGCGTTACCTCGCGGTGGCGCGCTTCGCACGCACCTTGGCCACGATGTTGGCCTCGGGTGTTCCCGTGCTGACAGCCCTGGAAATCGTGCGTCGCGTGCTCAACAATGTGGTGCTGGAGAAGGTGGTCGAGGAGGCCCGAGACGCGATTCGTGAGGGTGAATCGGTGGCCGCGCCGCTCAAGCGCTCCGGCCAGTTTCCTTCGATGATGTGCCACATGGTGGCGGTGGGTGAACGTTCGGGTGAGCTCGAGACCATGCTCGAGCACGTGGCGGATGCTTACGAACGCGACGTGGAAGCCAAGGTGGCCCGGCTGACGGCCCTGTTGTCTCCGCTGATGATCGTCGTCATGGCCGTGGGCGTGGGGTTCGTGGTGTTTTCGATTATCCAGCCCATCCTTCAGATTCAACAGTTCGTCCAATAAACGAGACTTGCCCAAAGGAGTGCGAGAATGTCCCAGCCAGAACAGCGATCCGACATCCCAAACGAAGGTGCGAGCGGCTTTGCGCCCGGCGTCGTACGCGCCCTCGGGACGCGCGTGCGCCGTGGCGACGCCGGCATGACCCTGCTCGAGGTGCTGATCGTGTTGGCGCTCATCAGCTTGATCGCCGGCACCATCGGCGTGGCCGTGTTCAACAACTTCAAAAAGGGCCAGATCAAAGCCGCCAAGCTGAACGTGAAGGAGGTCTCCGGCGCCGTTCAGCAGTACATGATTGACAACAACTCCGAGTGCCCGCCCACCATCGACGATCTGGTCAGTCAGAAGTACTTGAAGAAGAACAACATCAAGGATCCCTGGGGAAAGCCGTTCACGATCAAGTGCCCCGGTGATCAGGATCCTGACGGCATCGATGTGATGTCTTCGGGTCCCGACAAGCAGGAAGGCTCCGAGGACGACATCGTCTCTTGGAAGCTCTGAGCCCGGCGTGCGCGACGGATAGAGTTGCTCGATGACCGCACGGCGCCGGGCCCCGAACGCGGGGTTCACCCTGCTCGAGGTCTTGGTGGTGATGGCACTGCTGGGGCTCTTGGTGGGCACCACCGTGCGGGGAATCCGCTCGCTGGCCCGGAGCGATATCAAGAGCGCGGCGTCACGGCTCTCGGGAGCCATGCGCTACCTCTTCGATCGCGCCTCCACCACGGGCAAGGTGCATCGGCTCGTGCTGGACTTCGCGGAGCACAAGTACTGGGCGGAAGTGTCGGACGACCGCTACTTTCTGCCGCGAGAGAGGGAGACGCCCGAAAGTCGCATCGTGGCGTGGAAGGAAGAGCAGGAGGAGGCCGAACGACGCGCCGAAGGGCGCGCGCGGGGAGGGCGCGCCGATGAGGAATCCGGGGGTCAGGGTACGGGCCTGGGCGTCGGGTTTGGTAGTGGCTTCGGCAGCGCCAACAGCTACGACGTGGAAAAGTACCTGCCCAAGCCTTTCAAGCGCAAGCAGGCGCGGTTTCAGTCGTTCAAGGAGACGGCGATCAAGCCCGTTACTCTCAAGAACGCCAAGCTCTTCAGTGTCTACACCCCGCGCCTTTCGGAACCTATCCAGGAAGGTAAGGGGTACGTCTATTTTTTTCCCCTGGGCTACGCCGAGGCGGCCATGGTCTACCTGACGGACGAAGACCAAGAGGTCACCTATTCTCTGGTGGTCCACCCGCTCACCGGCCGCGTGAAGATCTACAACCAGTACGTGGAGCCACCGCTCGAGACCCAGGTGGACGATGCGGGTGAGGTGGTCGACCCATGAGGCCGCGGCGGACCCGTCGGCAATGCCGCCGTCACCGGTGCCCGGCTTCGGGTGGCTTTTCCTTGCTCGAGGTCATGGTGGCCTTGGCCATCTTGGCAGGGGCGCTGATCATCCTTCTGCGGATCGTCACCGGCAACGTTCAGAACACGAACAAGGCCAAGCTGATGACGGTGGCTACCTTCCTCGCCCGGGCGAAGATCGTGGAGATCGAGGACCGCGTGCTCATCGAGGGCTTCATCGACTTCGACGACGAGCGCAAGGGCGACTTCGCGAACGAGGGCTACCCGGAGATCGCCTGGGACTCGATTGTGGAACGGGTGCGTCTGCCGCTCGACCTGGCCCAGCAGACGCAGCAGGCCGCGGCGGATACCAGCCAGAGTGCCACCGACCTCAACAATCAAAACCCGCTGCAATTCATGGCGGGTTTCATGGGTGGCTTCATGAGCACTCTCATCGAGCCCATTCGGCTGGGCCTCGAGGAGTCGGTGCGCAGGGTCACGGTGAGGGTGTACTGGCAGGAGCTAGGCAAGCCGCAGCAGAGCTTCGAGGTGGTGACGTTCCTGACCGATCCCTCGAAGCTGGATCAAGCGCTGACGGGTGGGGCCATGTCGGCAGCGGGCGCGCCGGGGGCGCCGGGGGCTGCGGGCGCCACGAACCCCGGCCAGCCGCCGGGCCAACAGACGCCGCTGCCCAACTTGCCGGTCCCCGGCGCTCTCGGAGGCAAAAAGTGAGCGGGTCTCGCGCTCGCCGCAGCCAAGCAGGCTTCACGCTCCTCGAGGTGATGCTGGCCATGACCATCTTGATGTTCATCTCGGTGACCATCTGGGGCATGTTCAGCCGCACCTACGACACCAAGCGCCGCTTGGAGGTGGCACAGGAGCGCATTCACGTCGCCCGCGTGGCGCTCATGCGCATCACACGGGAGCTGGAGATGGCGTACCTCTCGAACCACGAGAATTCTCTCATCCAGGACCGCCGTACGTTGTTCGTTGCCACCTCGAAGGGGGACGTCGACGAGCTGCGGTTTTCATGGTTCGGAAAGCAGCGGTTGCGTGCCGACCTGGCCGAGGGCGACACGGCCCTGGTGATGTACTTCGCCGAGCGCGATCCCGAAGACCCAAGCGTCACCAACCTGATGCGCCGGGAGACGCGACGCCTGCAGGCCGCCGACGCCCGCACGGTGAAGGCCGACACATACATCCTGTGCCCCCACGTAAGCCGGCTGAAGTTCAGCTTCTACGACGCACGCCTACGGGAGTGGCGAGACGCCTGGAGCACGATCGGGGGCGAACAGCTCGACTATTTGCCCACCCACGTGCGGGTGGCGCTGACGGTGCTCGACGAGCGGAACCGCGAGGTGACGTACCTCAGCGCTGCGCGGCTACAAATGACGGAAAAAGTGCAGCACATTCCCCTCCTGCGGTGACCTCGATGAAGCGAACGTGCAACAGGATCAGGACCGCGCTCGTCGAACGGCACCGCGCGCGCCACCGGCGTGATCGCGAAAGCGGCGTGGCGTTGCTCATGACGATCGCCTCATTGACCTTGCTCATCGCCTTGGTCACCGAGTTCACCTACGACACCACCATCCAGCTGGCCCAGGCGGCGAACGCCCGCGACGAGGTGCGGGCTCACTACATGGCGCGTTCGGCCGTGAACCTCTCCCGCATGCTCATCAAGGTTCAGACGCGGTTCATCGATCCCATCATGGGCAACGCCCAGAAGATGCTAGGCAACAGCCTGGGTCCTGGGATGGGGCTGTCCCTCCGCATCACCGACTACGCCGGTCCCATCATGAGCTTTTTCGGCGGCTCGAAGGAGGAAGCGGCGGGGCTTGGTGGACTCATCGGGATTGACGTCACCCAGGCCAAGGGGCTGGGATCGGCGCACGGCACACTCGACGCCGAGATTTCGACAGAGGACGGCAAGATCGATCTCAATTGCGGTAGCGGCATGTCCTGGAACGCGCAGAGCCAGGCGATCCTCTACCAGCAGCTTTTGGGGCTGATGTACTCGCCCCGCTACAACCCGCTCTTCGAGTTTCCGAACGCCCAGGGTCAGATCGTCGAACGCACCGAGGTGGCCACGGCCCTCATCGACTGGGCCGACGGGGACGAGCAGCGGTTTTCGCCGCTTGGGAGCTCCGGTTCGGAGGACTATCGCTACAACGCTGGCCGAGATCCTTACCGCTCCCACGACAACAGCTACGACACGGTCGAGGAGGCCGCGCAGGTGTACGGCATGAGCGCCGATTTGGTTGAGGCCTTCATGCCGTATCTCACGGTGTACGCGAACAGCGATGGTAGTCGGCAGTGCAAGGTCAATCTGCGTTCGATCAAGGGCGACTGCACGCCACTCCTGGTTGGGCTCATTCGGGCGGCCATGTTGAGCGACCCCACGAAGCCGCCCTCTGACCCGTCCGTGCTGGACGACCGCATGATTTACCCTTTGGCCAGCATCCTGTGTGAACGGGGCAGTGTTCTCGGCTTCGACAGCCTCGAGACCATCGTGTCCGTGCTCAGCAACCCGGCCGGGTCGATCTCGCGGGAGGATCCGCGCTACCAGATGATGCAGCAGCTGCGTGGCATCAACGTTTCTAAGGAAGATCTGGCCAAGGTGGCCTACGTGGGCACGCCCCGTGTGTATCGGATCGTGGCGAAGGGCGAAGTGGGCAAGGTCAAAAAGAAGATCACGGCCATCCTCGATACCAGCCGAGATCTGTTCAATCCCGTAACCCAGAACGTCATGGCGGAACGAGCCGCCGGCGTGTTTCAGTATTGGCGCGAAGAATGAAAGCCGAAGTTAAGCACCAGGAGTCGTCATGGCGCATCTGATCACAGGCATCGATCTGGGCAGTCACGCCGTCAAGTTCGTCTGCATCGAGGCGGGATTCCGCAAGGCCAGGGTTCGCGCGGCCTTCGAACAACTCGTCGAGCCGGGCGAGTCCGCGTTGGCCGAGCGTCAGGCCGCCGCGCTAACGAAAGGCCTTGCCAAGGTACCGGGCGAGCTGATGGCATACGCCGCGCTCGACGGTGACCGGCTGGCGGTGCGGCGTCTTCAGTTTCCCATTGCTGACGTCCGCAAGGTCGAATCGGCCATCCCGTTCGAGCTCGAGGGTGAGATCGCTCAGCCGCTCGAGAGCGTGGTGTTCGATTTCGAGCTTTTGCCCCCCGGAAGCTCGCCGGAAGAGGCGACACGGGTCCTGGCCGTGGCGGCGGGGCAGGAGGACGTGGGGGCGGCCCTCGAGCGCTTCAAGGCCGCTGGGGTGGAGCCCCGAAGCTTGTACGCGGCCCCGCTGATTTATCGCTTCCTCGAACCGGCCCCCTCCGTGGTGGCGGCAGAGGATATGGCGGCCGCTGCGGCCGCGCGCGAAGACACGCTGGTTGCTCAGCTGCCCACGCCCGACGTGGTGGCCGCCGCCGAAGCGGAAGCGGACACAATTTCGTCTGGCGGGCCCCCTCTGCGCCTGCTGCTGGACATGGGCGCCGCCCGCACGAACCTCGTGGTTCTCGAAGCCGGGCGCCCGGTGTTCTCGCGCACCGTGCTGCGCGGAGGAAACCACCTGACCTTGGCGTTGGCTGAGGCTTTCGGGGCCTCTTTCGAGCAGGCCGAAGCAGCCAAGTGCACCCGGGGTGCCGTGGCCCATGCGGGTTTCGTGGCCGCCGACGCCGTGGAGGCACGCATGGCGGAGGTGCTGCGCGCGTCCTTGGCCCCGCTGCTGCGCGACGTGCGGCAGACGCTGGCCAGCTATCACGGGCTTTACCACCGGAGGGTGGAGCGGCTCTCCGTCGTGGGGGGCTGTTCGGCGCTGAGGGGGCTTGCCGCCGGGCTTGCCGAGGCTCTCGACATGAAGCTCGTCGGCCTTGAAACGGATCGCTCGGGGTTCCCGGCCGAGGCCGACGAGTTGCCCCTGGCGCCCCCCTTCGCTCTTGCCGAGGCCATTGCGTGGGCGGGGGTGCGCGGCGCGCGCGTCACCGACCTGCGCAAGGGCCCCTTCGTGTACCGCGCAAGCTTCTCCGTGGTCCGCCAGAAGGCCTGGCACCTGGCTGCGCTCGCGGCAGCCGTGGTGATGGCGGTCGTGGTGGACGGCGCGATGGCCTACACCCGGCTTCATCAGGAAAACGAAAAGCTCGAATCGGAGCTTGCGCAGGCAACCCGCGAACTGTTTGGGGCGCCCGATGGCGATGCGGCGAGCGTGGCGCGCTTGCTCAAGCGCGGGTTCCGCGAAGAGATGCCTCCCATACCCGCGTTGACGGCCTACGACATCTTGAATGAGGTCTCGCGGCGCCTGCCTTCGAAGGAGAAGATCAAGCTGGACCTGCTGCAGCTGGATATTCGCCCGAAGAAGATCTTCTTGAAGGGAACCATCGATTCGGTCGCCTCGGTCGACGAGATGGTGGGAGCGCTCAAGGAGATCGACTGCTTCGAGGAGATCACCAAGGGTGCGATCACCGAGGTGTCCGGGGGCGAAAAGCAGTTCACTCTTAACGTGAAGTCCACGTGTCCGTGAGCGCCGCAGGACGCGTAAATCGAAGGAAATGAAGTATGGCAAAGCTGGGTGACATCAAGACCAAACTCGCGCGTCCCCTCGCGGCGGTAGCCGGTGAGTGGGATCGCATGGCGCCGCGAGAGCGACGGCTCGTTGCGGCCCTGGGTGCTGCGGTGGTTCTCATGGTCATGTTCGTGGGCGGGTTCATGTTCTTTTCGAGCCTCGGCGACGTCGAGACGCGGAACGAAGAGATCCGTGACGCCCTCAAGGCCATCGCCCGCAACCGCAACGAGTATCTGGAAGCCAAGGGTCAGATGCGGGCGTTGGAGGTGCGCATCGGCAGCATTCCGCCCCAGCTCGCAACCGATCTCGAGGCTGCTGCCCGCGAGGTGGGCATTCAGATCCCCGAGACCAACGAGCGACCTGCCGCTGCCGTGGGAAAGCGCTACATGGAGCACAACGTGGACGTCACGCTCCGCCAGGTGGACCTGCAACAGCTCGCGCGCTTTCTGCACAAGCTCGAGACGGGGCAACACATGATTTATGTGACCCGCCTCGACGTGCGCCGGCGGTTTGCCGAAAAAGACAAGCTCGATGTGAAGCTCACGGCGTCAGGGATCGAGCGCGTACAAGCCCAGCCCAACAAACGGAAGCTGGCGGGAGGACGTCCGGAAGATGTTTGACCTCAAGCGTTTCAATCTCGCACGGCTCATCAGCCGTAGCGGCACGGTGGGCCTGATGGTGGCGTTCGGGGCCGTGGTCTACGCCGTCGCGCTGGTCGTGGTGTTTCCCTACGAGCGGGTGGGCGAGTTCGCGGAGGCAACCGCCAGCACGTTGGGCTACGACGTGGAGATCGGGGAAACGGGCCCTACTTTCGGGGTGGGCGTCAAGCTCGACGAGATTCGTGTGCGCACACGGCCTCGCGCCGGTAGCAAACCCGTGAGCTTTCTCATCGAGACCGCCCGCGTGACCACCTCGCCGCTCAAGAACCTGACCGGCGGTCTCGCCTACGATTTCGAGGCCGAGGTCTTTGGTGGGCAGCTGGCGGTCTCTGTCGAGGCGGACAGCAAGCAAGGGGAGGGCAAGGTCAACGTGCAGGGACTCGACTTGGCCCAGTTGCCGGGCATCAAGGAGTCGTTCGGGATTCCTTTGGCGGGCAAGGTCAGTGCCGACGTGGCGCTGGTGCTGCCGAAGCTGAAGGCAGCCGAGGCGGACGGCACCGTGCAGATCCAGTGCGCTGGCTGTTCGGCGGGGGACGGCAAGGCCAAGCTGAGGGTGGATAGCAATCCGCTCCTGGCGGAGGGGCTCACCATCCCGCGCTTGAGGCTTGGCGATCTCGAGGGACGGATTGTGTTCGAGAAGGGGACCGGCCGCATCGAAGGCATGCACGCCAAGAGCCCCGACGCCGAGATCGACGTGGAAGGCACGGTACGCCTGGCCGATCCCGCAGATCTGTCCCAGCTCGATCTCTACGTGACGTTCAAGCTCAGCGACAAGCTGGTCAAGAGTGACGACAAGTTCCAACTGCTCCTCCAGCTCGCCGAAATGCAAGGCAAGCGCCCCGATGGCTTTTACGGTTTTCGGATCCAGGGCTCTCCTCGCCATCTGCGTGACCCGCAGTGGTCGAAGACCTCTCCTTTTCCCCCGCGCAGCCGTACCCCCAAGCCCAACGCGGGCTGAACAGGGCGGGCGTCAATCACCGAGGGCTGCGCCCTCGCGCTTCATGGTGCGCAGGCGCTCGTGCAGACTGCTCCGCGAGATCCCGAGCGCCCGCGCGGCCTTCACACGGTTCCCGTGGCACTGCCGTAGCTGGTAGACGATCAAAGCCCGCTCGACCTCGGCCACCGTCTTTCCCTTCACGTCGAGCCAGTGTTCAGGCAGGCGCGGGGCGGGTGCAGGTTCATCGGCGGCGTAGCCGGCCGGGGCGGGGAAAAGCTGCGTGTCACAGCCAGCGAGCTCATCGGCGACGGCGTCCCAGGCCAGCCGTGGCCCTCGGAGGGCCGCGACGCGCGCCGCGAAATGCTTCAGCTCCCGGACGTTGCCTGGCCACGGGTGGCGGCACATCAGGTGCCAGACCTCGGGGGGAGGCTCACCAGCAGGGGCCTCTGCTCCCCAGAAGGAGGTCAGCAAGGGCCCGAAATCCTCCGGGCGTTCCCGCAGGGGCGGAAGCGTCAACGTGGCGCCTGCCAGGCGGTGATAGAGATCCAATCGAAAACGCCCTTCATGGGCCTCCCGACGCAGATCCCGGTTCGATGCCGCCACCAGCCGGACGTCCACGGGTAAAGGCCGCCTCCCGCCCACGCGCACGACCACGGACTCTTCGAGCGCGCGGAGCAGCTTGGGCTGCAGATCGAGGGGCAATTCGCCAACCTCGTCGAGGAAGAGGGTGCCGCCGTGGGCGGCCTGGAACCACCCCGCCTGGGCATCTCGGGCCCCCGTGAACGCCCCACGCTCATGCCCGAAGAGCTCGCTCTCGATGAGCTCGCGAGGCAGCGCCGCGCAGTTGACCACCACCCAGGGCCCATGGACGCGGGGGCTGGCCTCGTGAACGAAGCGCGCCAGACTCTCTTTGCCCGTTCCACTTTCGCCGCTGACCAACACCGGCAGGGGGCTCTGCGCGAGCTTGCGCGCCCGGCTCACGAGCGCCGTGAGCGAGGGCGCATTCACCAGCAGGTCTGCCGCCGTGCACGCGCGTGGGTGGGTGGGTGGAAGAGGTGGGGGGACTTCCGCAACGCCAAGCGAGGTCATGTCCCTCTATCGGGTCACCTGCGCCAAAGTTGTCGAAAAAAGGGAGTCCTGAGCCCACCCCTTGGTTTTCCGTCGTCCCTACTGGCAGCGCCCGTTGCTGCAACTCGTTCCCCCGCCGCAGGCGTTGCCACACTGGCCGCAGTGGCTTCCATGGGTAGCCAGGTTCACGCAGGCGCCTCCGCACTCGGCCTGCCCGGGGGGGCACAGGGAGCAGCAGCGGAACCCCGTGGCGGGGTGCTTGTAGTTTTCGGGGACCGCGACCGCGCTGAAGTTGCAGCGAAGCGCCGAGAGGCCGCTGTAGTGGTCGCTGGTGGAGTCTCCCCCGCGCAAGGTGTAGATGCGTCGGCCGTCGCCCAGCGTACCCGCGCAGTCCTCGGTCCACTCCGATACGTTGCCGCTCATGTCGAAGGCGCCTTGCTCGCCGGGGGCGGTATCGAGGTCGGCGGTCTTGCAGGCCCCTTTGGCTCCTGTGGGCAGCGTCTGGGCGTCCGCGGGCGAGGCCCATGACTCGAGCCCGTTGCAGGCCGCAGGCTGGTAAACGTTGCCGTAGGGGTAAAGCTCGGCGCCCGTGCGATCGTAAGCGCAGGCAAAGCCCCACTCATCCGTGGCGACGCTGGCGGTGGCGCAGCTGGTGCGGTTGGTACGGCAAAGGCGCATGCCGGCTGTGGCACAGGCGGCTTGCGCCTCGACGAAGGTCACCGAAGTCCAGGACAAGACTCCCGGCTTCGAGCACGCGCGCGCAGAGGCCGCACCGGGGTCGGCTGCGAGAGCGTCGGGGCGGCTCGCTTCGTGCTGGTACATGAAATACGGTGTCGTCGCCGCGGCCACGTACACGACGTCATCGCGGACCCCTCGACAGGGAAGGCCGCCGCACGTGATGAGTCCGGGGGGATTGTCCCAGGCCTCGTCGGTGAGGCCGTCGCAGTCGTTGTCCTCGTCGTCGCAGCGCTCGTCGCTGGGCAGGGGAGCCGGAGCGCCGAAGCGGCACGAGGCCGGTTGCGTCTTGTCGGCGGGATCGCAGGCGCGCGTGCCGGTCCGTCGGCAAGATCCCACGCCGTCATCGCTGCACGTGGCGCCCAGGGTGGGCTCGAACTCGTCGGTGGCGCCGTCGCAGTCGTTGTCCTTGCCATCGCACCACGTCTCTTGGTCAAGAACCTCGCTAGCCGCCGTGAGTTGAACATCGGGGCCGTAGCTGCAGAGCCAGTCCGGGGCTTGTCCGGCGCCCGGGCTGCGACACTCGGGCTTGGCGCCCCCCGGTACACTGCCACACGCCCCAAGGCTCAAACAGAAGTTGCCGGGGCGAAGCAGGTCGGGATCGGCCTCGTCGGTTTTCCTGTCACAGTCGTTGTCCTTGCCGTCGCAGACCTCCGGGCCGGTGGGGGTGCAGCTATACTCGCAGCCGTTGCTGGGGTCCCCATCCTGATTCACCCAGCCGTTTTGGCAGGGCCCCAACGTGCAGCTGCTCGCCTGGCACAGCGCCACTGCGTTGGTGAATGTGCAGCGCGTGCCACAGGCGCCGCACGTCCGCGGGTCGTTCGCCTTGTCGAACCCATTGTCGATGGTCCCGTCGCAGT includes:
- a CDS encoding general secretion pathway protein GspK, which codes for MKRTCNRIRTALVERHRARHRRDRESGVALLMTIASLTLLIALVTEFTYDTTIQLAQAANARDEVRAHYMARSAVNLSRMLIKVQTRFIDPIMGNAQKMLGNSLGPGMGLSLRITDYAGPIMSFFGGSKEEAAGLGGLIGIDVTQAKGLGSAHGTLDAEISTEDGKIDLNCGSGMSWNAQSQAILYQQLLGLMYSPRYNPLFEFPNAQGQIVERTEVATALIDWADGDEQRFSPLGSSGSEDYRYNAGRDPYRSHDNSYDTVEEAAQVYGMSADLVEAFMPYLTVYANSDGSRQCKVNLRSIKGDCTPLLVGLIRAAMLSDPTKPPSDPSVLDDRMIYPLASILCERGSVLGFDSLETIVSVLSNPAGSISREDPRYQMMQQLRGINVSKEDLAKVAYVGTPRVYRIVAKGEVGKVKKKITAILDTSRDLFNPVTQNVMAERAAGVFQYWREE
- a CDS encoding prepilin-type N-terminal cleavage/methylation domain-containing protein; translation: MRPRRTRRQCRRHRCPASGGFSLLEVMVALAILAGALIILLRIVTGNVQNTNKAKLMTVATFLARAKIVEIEDRVLIEGFIDFDDERKGDFANEGYPEIAWDSIVERVRLPLDLAQQTQQAAADTSQSATDLNNQNPLQFMAGFMGGFMSTLIEPIRLGLEESVRRVTVRVYWQELGKPQQSFEVVTFLTDPSKLDQALTGGAMSAAGAPGAPGAAGATNPGQPPGQQTPLPNLPVPGALGGKK
- a CDS encoding type II secretion system protein GspG; amino-acid sequence: MSQPEQRSDIPNEGASGFAPGVVRALGTRVRRGDAGMTLLEVLIVLALISLIAGTIGVAVFNNFKKGQIKAAKLNVKEVSGAVQQYMIDNNSECPPTIDDLVSQKYLKKNNIKDPWGKPFTIKCPGDQDPDGIDVMSSGPDKQEGSEDDIVSWKL
- a CDS encoding sigma-54 dependent transcriptional regulator yields the protein MTSLGVAEVPPPLPPTHPRACTAADLLVNAPSLTALVSRARKLAQSPLPVLVSGESGTGKESLARFVHEASPRVHGPWVVVNCAALPRELIESELFGHERGAFTGARDAQAGWFQAAHGGTLFLDEVGELPLDLQPKLLRALEESVVVRVGGRRPLPVDVRLVAASNRDLRREAHEGRFRLDLYHRLAGATLTLPPLRERPEDFGPLLTSFWGAEAPAGEPPPEVWHLMCRHPWPGNVRELKHFAARVAALRGPRLAWDAVADELAGCDTQLFPAPAGYAADEPAPAPRLPEHWLDVKGKTVAEVERALIVYQLRQCHGNRVKAARALGISRSSLHERLRTMKREGAALGD
- a CDS encoding prepilin-type N-terminal cleavage/methylation domain-containing protein gives rise to the protein MTARRRAPNAGFTLLEVLVVMALLGLLVGTTVRGIRSLARSDIKSAASRLSGAMRYLFDRASTTGKVHRLVLDFAEHKYWAEVSDDRYFLPRERETPESRIVAWKEEQEEAERRAEGRARGGRADEESGGQGTGLGVGFGSGFGSANSYDVEKYLPKPFKRKQARFQSFKETAIKPVTLKNAKLFSVYTPRLSEPIQEGKGYVYFFPLGYAEAAMVYLTDEDQEVTYSLVVHPLTGRVKIYNQYVEPPLETQVDDAGEVVDP
- the gspN gene encoding type II secretion system protein GspN, with protein sequence MFDLKRFNLARLISRSGTVGLMVAFGAVVYAVALVVVFPYERVGEFAEATASTLGYDVEIGETGPTFGVGVKLDEIRVRTRPRAGSKPVSFLIETARVTTSPLKNLTGGLAYDFEAEVFGGQLAVSVEADSKQGEGKVNVQGLDLAQLPGIKESFGIPLAGKVSADVALVLPKLKAAEADGTVQIQCAGCSAGDGKAKLRVDSNPLLAEGLTIPRLRLGDLEGRIVFEKGTGRIEGMHAKSPDAEIDVEGTVRLADPADLSQLDLYVTFKLSDKLVKSDDKFQLLLQLAEMQGKRPDGFYGFRIQGSPRHLRDPQWSKTSPFPPRSRTPKPNAG
- a CDS encoding type II secretion system protein M; translation: MAKLGDIKTKLARPLAAVAGEWDRMAPRERRLVAALGAAVVLMVMFVGGFMFFSSLGDVETRNEEIRDALKAIARNRNEYLEAKGQMRALEVRIGSIPPQLATDLEAAAREVGIQIPETNERPAAAVGKRYMEHNVDVTLRQVDLQQLARFLHKLETGQHMIYVTRLDVRRRFAEKDKLDVKLTASGIERVQAQPNKRKLAGGRPEDV
- a CDS encoding prepilin-type N-terminal cleavage/methylation domain-containing protein, which encodes MSGSRARRSQAGFTLLEVMLAMTILMFISVTIWGMFSRTYDTKRRLEVAQERIHVARVALMRITRELEMAYLSNHENSLIQDRRTLFVATSKGDVDELRFSWFGKQRLRADLAEGDTALVMYFAERDPEDPSVTNLMRRETRRLQAADARTVKADTYILCPHVSRLKFSFYDARLREWRDAWSTIGGEQLDYLPTHVRVALTVLDERNREVTYLSAARLQMTEKVQHIPLLR
- the pilM gene encoding pilus assembly protein PilM yields the protein MAHLITGIDLGSHAVKFVCIEAGFRKARVRAAFEQLVEPGESALAERQAAALTKGLAKVPGELMAYAALDGDRLAVRRLQFPIADVRKVESAIPFELEGEIAQPLESVVFDFELLPPGSSPEEATRVLAVAAGQEDVGAALERFKAAGVEPRSLYAAPLIYRFLEPAPSVVAAEDMAAAAAAREDTLVAQLPTPDVVAAAEAEADTISSGGPPLRLLLDMGAARTNLVVLEAGRPVFSRTVLRGGNHLTLALAEAFGASFEQAEAAKCTRGAVAHAGFVAADAVEARMAEVLRASLAPLLRDVRQTLASYHGLYHRRVERLSVVGGCSALRGLAAGLAEALDMKLVGLETDRSGFPAEADELPLAPPFALAEAIAWAGVRGARVTDLRKGPFVYRASFSVVRQKAWHLAALAAAVVMAVVVDGAMAYTRLHQENEKLESELAQATRELFGAPDGDAASVARLLKRGFREEMPPIPALTAYDILNEVSRRLPSKEKIKLDLLQLDIRPKKIFLKGTIDSVASVDEMVGALKEIDCFEEITKGAITEVSGGEKQFTLNVKSTCP
- the gspF gene encoding type II secretion system inner membrane protein GspF — its product is MPLFAYKGIAAGGKNVSGTREADGPKSLRQLLKRESVFITEMREVRSGDKSNRKAAGGSAKDSALNKEVDFKAMFERIRPQDVSIFTRQLSTLLRAGIPLAEGLAALAEQSDNKKFQMVLAGLRQKVNEGEALAKALEAHPRVFPDLYVNMVRSGEAAGNLDVVLLRLSDFMDTQTALRGKVSGAMTYPIIMMIIGALVMGVLMIFVVPQITEIFEDSQQALPLNTQILIFVSRLAGNWWFILTPLAGVVVWLLRRWAAGPAGRQKVDRWKLKLPVVGPLVRYLAVARFARTLATMLASGVPVLTALEIVRRVLNNVVLEKVVEEARDAIREGESVAAPLKRSGQFPSMMCHMVAVGERSGELETMLEHVADAYERDVEAKVARLTALLSPLMIVVMAVGVGFVVFSIIQPILQIQQFVQ